TTATTATAGCTTTATTACTAAGTTCTATGTCTGTAGACATTAGATATACTGGTTCTTTAAAGCTGTCCCCATCAACTTCATAGCAAATTAAGGCTAATGCATTTTCAATCTTTGAAACTTTGCCTTCGTATTTATATACTCTATAATCCTTACCTTCGACGGTAACTACATCTAAGGTAGATGGATTTATATATTTAGCAAATTCCTTAATTTGCATTGAAATTCCTAATGGAGAGATTTTTCTATTAGATTTTAAAGCCCCAATAAAGTTAAAACCTTTTAAAATACAACCATTAATTAACTTTTCGCTAGTGTACCAACTATCAGTAAGACAATATATTTTATCGCAGTTAGAAGGTTTTTCAAAAGAATTAATAAAACCTAAAGCTATATCTGGTTTACTCATAAATTTTTTATTATGATTTTTGCAGTTTTCTTCGTTAAAATAAGACTTATAGTTTAGCGGAATAGACATATCCTCTGCTACAAAATTAGAAGTAACTACACAGTGGGACCAAAGATTTTTACCTTCTGTATGGCAATGATTATAGCTTAATCCTTGCATCTTCTTTGCTTGAGTTTTTGGATTAACAGTATCATCTATAACTAAGAATCCTACGGATTTAGGCTTTATGAGTTTATTAAAATGTAGTTTTAAATAATTAATACGATTTCTATCTATGAGACTATCGTCCCATTTAGAGTTACTCAAAAATCTATATATGGAACTGCTGCTTTTAGCAGCTAGTATATATTCTGAAATCTTTAATAAAGATTTAGTGCCATCTAAATTTATTAATCCATTAATAATAGTGGATATATGATGAAATTGAGGTTTACTCATTCCATAATTTACATCATTTAAGTAATTGTAAAGTTCATCATTAATGGATACAATATGATTAGTAAATTTACTTGGCATACTGACAACCTCCCGTGTTTTAATTGAGTAGTAACTTTTATATATCACGGATAAGGTCAGTGTGCCATATTTATTTTTTGGTAATACTACCAATTTAACTTTTTATTTTGCAGAAGTTAAGTTACTTATAGTAATTTCTCCTATATCTTCACACTCGCCAATAGCAGCATCAACTGCAATTATTGTGCTATTAGGATAATTATTCTTTATTTTTGTTATTTTTTCTGTTAAATTTAATCCATGAATAGGATTAACCATGCTACCATAAACAGGAATATTAAATTCTTTATCTTCCTTCAAAATTGAACCCACAAATGGTCCCAAACAATCAACCAGGTTAGTTCTATTGGTACCTATACATACTATAATAATATCCTTTTCTGTATAATCTTTTAAGAAATCTACAATCTTCATATATGTATCTTTAGGTATATACTTGTTTTGTGAAGACTCCCTTAATTTCATGTGGAATTTATTATATAAAAAACTTAATATCATAATAACTCTCACTTTCCTTTTCTAATCTTATATTTTTAGGCTAGATAATATAAACTAATAATCCAGTCCTTACTTTAAAACTCATTAATCTTATATATACTATTATACATAAAAATATAAAATTTACTTCCATAAATGCATTTTTACTACATGCTTATTTTACTAGCGTGGTATACTTTTTAACATGTTCTTTCCTATCATTTTAAGTATATATTAGTAACTTCTGTTCGATGATGCCCTAGCTCCTCAGAAACTTTTCTTTTGGCTTCGCTTTCAATATATTTTTCTGATGCTTCTATAAAACTAAGTTGGGCAAACGTATGTCTATTTCCATGCATAGTTAGATTAACTTTTGGTGCAGATTTTCTATCTTTTTCTAACATTTTTCTAGCCGAATTTCTATCTATCCTATCTATTTCCTGAAATTTTTCCCTGTGATTTGTAATCCAATTTTGAATACTTCTTTTTACAATATGAGTTTTATCTCCTATGCCTATAAAAATTCGTTCTGAGCTTTTAGCATTAGCTAATATATATTTTAGAATTTCCCTATCTTGAACTTCTACTTCTCTTGGATTTTTCCCTTTTGTATTTTCTAAATATAAAAATCCATTACAAATAGCTTCTTTTACTTGGTAGTTTGTTAAAACCACAGCTTCTTCCAATCGGCAACCAAATTTAAAACTTAGCAAAATAGCTTTAACCACATCTATTCTACCCATTTCTTTTGCCAATGCTATTGCTCTTTCTATTTCTTCTTGGCTCCAGGCTCTTTTTGCCCCCCTAGTTATTCTTTTTTCTAAATTAAGTTTTTTGTTTGTAGGAATAATGTTTTTTCCTTCTGCTAAATTGTAAAAAAATCTTATTGCAGATAACTCCAATTTTATTGTACCGGGAGCATAATCTATACTACGCATATATTCTACATACATATAAATATGTTTTACTTTTATATTTTTAAATTTTTTTATATTTGTATTTTCCCCTAACCATATGCAAAAACGATAACAAGCATCCCTATACCTGTACCTAGTTTTAATACTTTTCATATTATTTTTTTTAAAAAGTTTATCTATTTGCGTTGTTAAATTTTTACTTTTTCCACTCATATATAAATCTCCTTTCCAATTATAAATATCAATTTTCATTTATTTCCATTTTTCTAATTACATTTTTTAAAATTAATAATATATATTTTTTTAGCTACATTTTTTATAAGTACAAATATTTATTTTTATCTATTCTTTTTTTATTTAAAAAAGAACATAGCTATAGCAGTAACTTATTAATGCTATTTCTTGCGTTTTCCTAAAAGCCATATTGCCTATAACCTTGTAACAACTAGCTTAATCGGTTATCTGGGTGCTCCGTATCTATATTAATATTTAATTTTAATTAGCTTAGTAATAATGCTTAAAACATATATTTATATGTTAATAAAGCTACGCAAAAGCATAATCTTTTATGCTGTGGATACAAAATCCCTACCCAAGTAATTACTTAGGAACAATTGCTTATAATTTCTGCTTTAAGTGCAGAAGCAAAATGCTAAGAAACTTTTTAAAAAGCTCTTTTTAGAGTTGCCAAAATACTAGCATACGCTCCAAACGTATCTGGTAAACTCGCGTTCCTCATATTTTATAAATTAACTATTTTTTAGCTTAAAATAAGCCATAATTATTTTTTTCTAATTAATTATTATACCGTTTTAGAAAATCAAATAATTTTTTATTAAATATTTTATTAAATTTCTAAGCTTTAAAAAAGTAATACCACATCGGTATTACCTTTTGATGAAAAAAGTTAATATAACACTTATAAATACTAGCTTTATGCAGTAAAACCATATTGTATTACTTTTTTATTGTAAAATTGCTTGTTAGACCAAGAAGATCAAGGCTTGTAGCAGTAATACTAAAATGGCTTTCTTTTTTGTAATTTTAGTATTAATTTATATAACAAATTGCTGAAAATATATTATATAAAATAAAATTAGTAAAACTTTTTATAATATTAGTTACTTTTTTCTAAAACGCAATAATAATAATTCGTTATTATTATTACGAGGAGGATAAACTATATGAAAAAAATGGATTCAAATACAAATTTCACAGAAATACAAACTGTAATTAAATCTATTAGGGATAATAAAATATTACTAGTTACAAATACAGAAAATGATGCTAATATCCTAAATACACTATTAGAAGAAAATAATATGTATTGGGCTACAACAGATACAATTATTAGAGAATTGCCTTATATAGATACCTGCAAAATGTATATATTCCAATATAAAACTGAAGAAAAAAATATACAAGATTTAAAAAATATAGTATATGAGTCTTGTAAAATTTTTAAAATTATAAATTTAACACAACTAAATAATTTTAATACTGATAAAGATATTAATAATTGGTTAAACAATGGACATACGATAGAAGAATTAATACAGTTTTTTAATAGGAGTCTAGATTTAAAAAACAAAGATCTATTACAACAAAATGCCTTTGGAATATATAAATATGTACAAAAAAAAGATGCTGAAACAAAAAAAATATACATTACAAACTTTACCATATTGAAATCTAGTAGAATTATTCTGGTAGATAAACAGCAAGAAGGAATAAAACTAATATTAAAATCTTCAAGCGGGGAAATTTTTGAACGAACTGGCGAAGTTAGCGTTTTTCATGATGTAAAAACATTTAAAAATTTTTTAGGAAGCATGGACATAACTTTCAAAGGTGGATTACAAGATTTAACAAACTTAAAAATATGGATAAATAATTACTTTACTTTTAATATAGAAGAAATTCATGATGGAATTAAATTTATAAATAAAAATAATACACTAATGCTAGTAACAAATAATGGAGCTATTTGTTCTAACGGAATAGATACTACGATAAAAAGTGTAGCTGGGGTAGATATAAATATTAACAACCTAGAATTTATTACTGCATTAAATATGAAAGAACTATTTCAACATTTATTTAATTTTACTTCTAAGGAAAAAGTTCTATGTATATTAGGTACTGTAGTAAATAATTTATGTATAGTGCAAAGTAAAAATTTAAAAATTAAAGGTCACCATCTGCTTATTGTAGGGGAAAGTGGAAGTGGTAAAAGTACAATATTAAAAAGTATAATAGGAGCTATACTAAATTATCCCGACGAAGAAATAAAAAGTATTGGTTTAATTACTAATTTTGCACTTATAAAGACAATTTCGCAAGGAAATTACCCTGTTCTATTCGATGAATACAAGCCTACACTCCTAGATAAATATGAAAATGAAAAGCTATCTGAAATTTTTAGAAATAGCTACGATAGAGCAACTGTATCTAGGGGAAATAAAAATCTTGATAATAGAAATTTTGTTTTAAATAGGCCAATAATTTTAGCAGGAGAAGAAAGTTATAAAAATTCAGAAACAGCTTTAATGGAAAGATCCTGCATAGTTTATTTATCTAAACAGGAAAGAACAAAAGAACAAGAATTTAGCATGAGCTGGTTACAAAAAAATGAAATATTGCTTAATAACTTAGGCGTAAGTCTTATAAATACAATTTTAAATTTAAACGTTTGTGAATATAATCATTTAAGAGAGACTTTAAAACAAAATTTTATATCTCTAAAAGATAGAGTGTTAAATACAGCTATTAACATTGCTACAGGCATAGAAGTATTAAATATACTATTAAAAAATTTAGGTTTAAATGAAATAAAAAATTACACTGATTTAATAACAAAAAATATAAAATTAGAAATATTGGAAGAACGTGAAAATTCCCTATCACAAGTAGAACAAATGCTAATACTATATAATCAGCTTATAGAAGATGCACGAGCTGAAAATGTAAATGAAGTAATAAAAATTAAAGATTCTAATATTTATATAAAAACATCTGAAATGATTAATCAGATTTCAGAATTTAATAAAAAAATAGGAGCTGATATAATTATCTTAAAACTTAAGGATTTTAAAAAACAGGCTAAAAAATCCAACTATATAATAGATACAAAATATTTGCACTTCGATACAGATTCTGGAAGAAAAACCATTAGATATGATTTATATGACAGTAAAAAACTACAAAAATTAAACTTAAATTCCATAGCTCCAAAAGATGTATTAGAAATAGTAGACCTTAATGATACTATGCCATTTTAAAAGTTTAGAGAAACATAATGTCCATTTAAAGTTATAAATTGTGCCAAATTTGTGCCTACTAAAATGCTTAATCTTACAACATTATGTTATATATAAATTAATTTTGGCACAATGGCACAGTACTTATAAAAATATAATATACTGAAAGTGTTATATAATAATCTTTTATTCAGTATTATATAAATTTTATACTGTGCCATTGTGCCACTTACAATCTACCTTATATTTTTTAATTTTACAAACATAAACCAATCACTCAGCTACCATTTACTACCTAATGACCTATATCCCCAACAACGGGGTCTCCTTGTTACTAGGTTCCACAAATATATTTGCCTTATCTATCTCAGGTAACTCACTGCATATGCTTTCATAGTAATCTTTATTTGTCACCACATATATATTTTCCTTACTAACCAATGGTTTAATTCTATCCACAGTATTCCTTAAAAAACTTTTATTATTTATTACTTTCAAAAACTGCTTTGGGTTGTTACTTCTTGATAAAGGGTATAGTCTTGTTCCTTTTCCACCTGCCATAATTAATGCGTATAGCACAATACTTCTCTCCAACAATTGCTATGCTTTATAATATGAAAAGCTTGTTATATATGTGATTATACTAGTTTTCTTTTTTCACTTCTTTTATAAACTCCCATGTTATTCCTTGATCTTTTGATCCATATAAGGCTTTACAAATACCGTTGTAATCTCCATCTGCTCCTTGTCCAACTAACATATTAAGGGTTCCATCTTGATTATGAGGCATACCTGGAAAATCAAAGGGCTTTATCTTTGCGCCATTATCTAAAATTACTTCATGTTCTGGAAATGCTATCTTTTTATAAGATTTACCTCCATCCTCTGTTCGGTACAATTCTGCATAATCTCCTCCACTATGGGACAAACATAAAAATCCAAGTTTATCATCTATAAAAGTTATTCCTGCGGCTCCACCGCTCATTCCATTAAACGGATCACCATTTATTACTCTCCAAGTTTTTCCTCCATCAACGGTACTACTTAAAGAATAAAATCTGCTGCCTAAGGCTGCTCCTGTAATATCTAAGCGATACCCCACCTCCTTTGATAGATAAAATTCTCGCTCATTATTTTTGGATTTTTGTAAACTACTTTGCTCATTTTTTCCTTTAGGAGGAGTTGTTGACCTACTCCAATCTGCATTACATTTTAAATTATATCTAACAGGAGTATACCTATTCTCTTTTCCTGGTACAAACACAGACACAGTATATCCTATTATTTCAGAATCAGCATGGGTTAATAGCTTCTTATTTCCTTTTTCATCAACATTAACAATTCCATCTGTATTAAATCCCCAGCTTCTTTTTCCATAATAAACTATTCCATACCTATTTTCATTCCATTTACTTACTGTATCCTTAATAGAAATAACCTTAATTGTACTAATTAATGGTTCTAAAAGTTTATCGTCATTATAATCAGAATTTACTATTCTGTTCAACTCTACTTTAATATTTTTAGATTTGTTCTTATCATAATAAATTAAATAAGTCTCTTCTTTGTCCTTATCATTTTTTCCATAAACAAATGTATCAAAAGATATAATTGTTCCATCCGAATCAAAATTAAGATTAAACCCATTAGATATATATAATTTTTTAGGTAAAGTATATTTTTTACTAATATCATTAAAAATACCCTCAACCCCATCTTTATATATATTATTATGCTCAAATTTCACTGACCTTTTGTTTTTTAAATCATCTATAACCCATGAAAGTTTACCATTATAATTTATTGCGCTTTTATAAATATTTGACCCATAAACCAATGTTATGGCCACGATAGCTATAATGGAAATATACCTCCATGTTCTTTTGTAAGCTAATCCTTCAGGCTCATCTTCATTTTTTACCTTTTTTACAATTCTAATTGTAGTGAATACAATTACAAATATAAAAAACACTACACATGCTAATATAATAGAAGTATTTCGATTCATTCTTCCAAATTTGCATAATGAAGATAACTCATAACAAAAAAGCCAGTAGGCAATTATCAATATGGGATTGGTTATTAATGATATAAATAGTCTTTTTATAGTTTTTTTAAACATTCTCCATCACCACCATTAATTTTTCTTGCTTATATTAATTTATATATAAGTGTATATCAATATACCTTATTATTTCTTTCATCAAGGACTAGATATTTCTCATAATATCCTGAGTTTATTATTGCATATATTTCAGAAACAAAATAACTATTAGTACGTTTATCATATACTCTCAATCACATAATTTTACCTCAATCTAATTTGTATATTATGATTTAAAATATATTAACATAAAAAAGTATTCTATTTTTATAAACTTCATAAACTCCTTCAATTATGTAGATTTCCAATTACGGATTAATTATAACATATGATAATAAATTATACATAAAGTAACAATACTAAATTAAAGTAAAATTACTATCTAATGATTACACCACAAAAGTACAATGTGGTGTAATTATGAAATTTCTCCTCCTTGACTTACTTAACCCAAAGTAATATGATAATTATATAATAATTACATCGTCACACGATATATATTTAAGAGGTGATATTTTTGATTAATAATGATAAATCTGAAAAGGTAATTGGATATCTTGATGAAATACAAAATATTATTCACAACAAACACCATGAGTTAGCACAAAAATATAATCTTACTTTAGAGCAATTTCACCTACTTCTACATCTTAGTATGAAATCTACCCCTCCAACAGTTAATGAAATAGCTAATTCCTTTAACAATGCTCAAAACACTATGTCTGAAAAATTATCAAGACTTCAAGAAAAAAATCTTATCGAAAAAGTAAAAGACCCTAAAGATAAAAGAATTTCTAGAATCTCCTTGTCAATTCAAGGAAAAAAACTTATTGATACCATATGCTATGAAGCTGAAAATTGCTTTGTTAAGGATGCAATAGCAAAAATGGAGGAACAAAAGCTCCAAACATTAATTTTATGTCTCGAAGACTTAATTAAAAATTTGAAGGAGGAATAAACATGGAAAACATTTTTGGTGAATGTCTTGATAACAAAACCATTCTGGAAATCGGCACAGGAAGAGGTGGTACCACAAGAGAGCTAGTTTTGCTTTTATCAAAATTTGAAAATTGCCGTTTGATTACAACAGATATAGCTGATGACCATTTTAGGAAGCTAAAAGATGAGTTTAAGGACTGCAACGTAAATATAGACTTTATAAAAACAAATGCATGCTGCCTTGAAGGTATTAAAGAGGAATCTATTGATTATTTAGTATGCAATTATACCTTATGTGCCATAAATTCAAATCCTGGCTGCGAAGTTTTAGCTTTAAATAAATTTAAAAGTGTTTTAAAAACTGGTGGTGAACTTCACATTGAAGAAGAATTTCCTATTAATCATATTGAAAATGAAATGCAGGAAATCTGGTCTAAAAAATGGAAGGTATTAAAAAGTTGTACAAGCCTTCTTGGGGATGGTATTTATAACGAAATGGATCCTGAGGTTTTAAAGAATATATTAATTATTCTAGGATTTAAGAATATAAAATGCAAAAGTAGTGTCTCCAAATTCTCTGGAGAAAATTATCTTGATTTTTTCAATCTAAGACTGAACAAATATCTTAAAAGATTTGAAAATAAGACTTACGTTAAAGCTATGGAAGAAATAGCCGCTGGACTTAATGAATGTGCCAAAAAAGCTCAAGGAATGGAAATACCTTACTATTGCATAAGTGCAGTAAAATAGATATATTTACAAAAAATAATTTAATTTATCCAGTAGTCAGAAATTTAGCTTTCTTACTACTGGATTTAATTTAATAAAGTTTTTACCAGAATTTTTTTGATAAATACATTTTAAAACAGCATCTTTACTTTTTTCATTTAAATTTTTATGAAAAACTTTCTGTGATACGTTATTATTCTTGTCCACTA
The DNA window shown above is from Haloimpatiens massiliensis and carries:
- a CDS encoding MarR family winged helix-turn-helix transcriptional regulator, with amino-acid sequence MINNDKSEKVIGYLDEIQNIIHNKHHELAQKYNLTLEQFHLLLHLSMKSTPPTVNEIANSFNNAQNTMSEKLSRLQEKNLIEKVKDPKDKRISRISLSIQGKKLIDTICYEAENCFVKDAIAKMEEQKLQTLILCLEDLIKNLKEE
- a CDS encoding IS701 family transposase; its protein translation is MPSKFTNHIVSINDELYNYLNDVNYGMSKPQFHHISTIINGLINLDGTKSLLKISEYILAAKSSSSIYRFLSNSKWDDSLIDRNRINYLKLHFNKLIKPKSVGFLVIDDTVNPKTQAKKMQGLSYNHCHTEGKNLWSHCVVTSNFVAEDMSIPLNYKSYFNEENCKNHNKKFMSKPDIALGFINSFEKPSNCDKIYCLTDSWYTSEKLINGCILKGFNFIGALKSNRKISPLGISMQIKEFAKYINPSTLDVVTVEGKDYRVYKYEGKVSKIENALALICYEVDGDSFKEPVYLMSTDIELSNKAIIKYYLYRWNIETNYKYLKTHLGFDEYKVQCILSIERYFLLTFLAINFLEIYRLYNPKKLETIGDTIKSIKSLSAKELVRFVYEEAKNDIPLDTILAELKLVS
- a CDS encoding class I SAM-dependent methyltransferase, whose translation is MENIFGECLDNKTILEIGTGRGGTTRELVLLLSKFENCRLITTDIADDHFRKLKDEFKDCNVNIDFIKTNACCLEGIKEESIDYLVCNYTLCAINSNPGCEVLALNKFKSVLKTGGELHIEEEFPINHIENEMQEIWSKKWKVLKSCTSLLGDGIYNEMDPEVLKNILIILGFKNIKCKSSVSKFSGENYLDFFNLRLNKYLKRFENKTYVKAMEEIAAGLNECAKKAQGMEIPYYCISAVK
- a CDS encoding tyrosine-type recombinase/integrase, which translates into the protein MSGKSKNLTTQIDKLFKKNNMKSIKTRYRYRDACYRFCIWLGENTNIKKFKNIKVKHIYMYVEYMRSIDYAPGTIKLELSAIRFFYNLAEGKNIIPTNKKLNLEKRITRGAKRAWSQEEIERAIALAKEMGRIDVVKAILLSFKFGCRLEEAVVLTNYQVKEAICNGFLYLENTKGKNPREVEVQDREILKYILANAKSSERIFIGIGDKTHIVKRSIQNWITNHREKFQEIDRIDRNSARKMLEKDRKSAPKVNLTMHGNRHTFAQLSFIEASEKYIESEAKRKVSEELGHHRTEVTNIYLK
- a CDS encoding DUF1256 domain-containing protein; amino-acid sequence: MILSFLYNKFHMKLRESSQNKYIPKDTYMKIVDFLKDYTEKDIIIVCIGTNRTNLVDCLGPFVGSILKEDKEFNIPVYGSMVNPIHGLNLTEKITKIKNNYPNSTIIAVDAAIGECEDIGEITISNLTSAK
- a CDS encoding ABC transporter ATP-binding protein encodes the protein MKKMDSNTNFTEIQTVIKSIRDNKILLVTNTENDANILNTLLEENNMYWATTDTIIRELPYIDTCKMYIFQYKTEEKNIQDLKNIVYESCKIFKIINLTQLNNFNTDKDINNWLNNGHTIEELIQFFNRSLDLKNKDLLQQNAFGIYKYVQKKDAETKKIYITNFTILKSSRIILVDKQQEGIKLILKSSSGEIFERTGEVSVFHDVKTFKNFLGSMDITFKGGLQDLTNLKIWINNYFTFNIEEIHDGIKFINKNNTLMLVTNNGAICSNGIDTTIKSVAGVDININNLEFITALNMKELFQHLFNFTSKEKVLCILGTVVNNLCIVQSKNLKIKGHHLLIVGESGSGKSTILKSIIGAILNYPDEEIKSIGLITNFALIKTISQGNYPVLFDEYKPTLLDKYENEKLSEIFRNSYDRATVSRGNKNLDNRNFVLNRPIILAGEESYKNSETALMERSCIVYLSKQERTKEQEFSMSWLQKNEILLNNLGVSLINTILNLNVCEYNHLRETLKQNFISLKDRVLNTAINIATGIEVLNILLKNLGLNEIKNYTDLITKNIKLEILEERENSLSQVEQMLILYNQLIEDARAENVNEVIKIKDSNIYIKTSEMINQISEFNKKIGADIIILKLKDFKKQAKKSNYIIDTKYLHFDTDSGRKTIRYDLYDSKKLQKLNLNSIAPKDVLEIVDLNDTMPF
- a CDS encoding WD40/YVTN/BNR-like repeat-containing protein; this translates as MFKKTIKRLFISLITNPILIIAYWLFCYELSSLCKFGRMNRNTSIILACVVFFIFVIVFTTIRIVKKVKNEDEPEGLAYKRTWRYISIIAIVAITLVYGSNIYKSAINYNGKLSWVIDDLKNKRSVKFEHNNIYKDGVEGIFNDISKKYTLPKKLYISNGFNLNFDSDGTIISFDTFVYGKNDKDKEETYLIYYDKNKSKNIKVELNRIVNSDYNDDKLLEPLISTIKVISIKDTVSKWNENRYGIVYYGKRSWGFNTDGIVNVDEKGNKKLLTHADSEIIGYTVSVFVPGKENRYTPVRYNLKCNADWSRSTTPPKGKNEQSSLQKSKNNEREFYLSKEVGYRLDITGAALGSRFYSLSSTVDGGKTWRVINGDPFNGMSGGAAGITFIDDKLGFLCLSHSGGDYAELYRTEDGGKSYKKIAFPEHEVILDNGAKIKPFDFPGMPHNQDGTLNMLVGQGADGDYNGICKALYGSKDQGITWEFIKEVKKEN